The Treponema sp. OMZ 790 genome includes the window AAACAGTATAATAAAGAGTTCTCAAAAAAGTTTGGAAAAGTCGGCAAAACTACTTGACAAAGCCGAACGCGCCCCCATAATTACTCAGCACTCAGCACTCAGCACTCAGCACTCAGCACTCAGCACTCAGCACTCAGCACTCAGCACTCAGCACTCAGCACTCAGCACTCAGCACTCAGCACTCAGCACTCAGCACTCAGCACTCAGCACTCTTTTAAATAAACCGCACACACAGCACAATCTTCTCACACCGGTTAAAGAACCGCAAAGACCGCCAAGCGTTGAGCTTCGCTCAACTTCGCAAAGGATAATTAAAAAATATCTTACAACATCTCCCTCAAATATCTTTGCGCCCTTAGCGGTTAAATTACACAATTATAAGGAGGTTTGATATGAAAAACTCAAACACAAACAAAATCGGAAGCGCACAGCGTTTCACACATTGGGCGGCAGTCCTCACACTTGCCGCATCGCTAGTGATTATGGGGCTCTTTACCGCCTGCCCCAACGCCGCAGGCGGCGGCGGAACAAGCTCCGACGGTAACACGGGCGGGGGCGGAGGTACCCCGCAATCCAAGTGCACCGTAAACTTTAGCGTAGAAGACGGGAACGGCTTCCTTATCGCAAAGGTCGGCGACACGATAATAGACAGCGGTGCCCAAGTAGAAAAAGATACAACAGTAACCTTTACCGCAATAGAGAAGACAGGCTACAGGGTATATGGCTGGACTCTTAACGGTACAGTAGTAAACGATACGGCAAAAACCTATTCGCTTACAATCGATAAGGATGTAACGGTAAAGGTAAGTTTTGAAGACGCCGGCTCCCCGCCTAAGCCCAGATACAATGTATACTTTCAGGAATTCGGCAAAGGCAGCATTAGCGCACAGGTAGACGGTAATACAATAACCCCGGACACCAAAGTACAAGAAGACAAAACCGTGCTCTTTACCGCAACAGCCGACCCCGGTTACAAAGTACAGAAGTGGACGCTTAACGGGACGCCGGTAAACGGGACGGCAGAAACCTATTCGCTTATCCTTACAAACTCTGTATCGGTATGTGTATACTTTGAGCGGAATGCACCCAAATACCCCGTAAATTTTAGTGTGGATGGCGGCAACGGCACCCTTAAGGCAAGCTTTGCCGGATTTGTACAGCTTGATACCGGTGACACAATATATGAGGGCGACGAAGTACGCTTTACCGCAGTGCCCGCAGAAGGCTATGAGGTCGGCATTTGGACAATCGAAGGCGGCAGCTTTGAATCCGGCTCAGGCATACCCGGATACTCTTATGCACGCGTAAAGGTAACCGCCCCCGTAACGGTAAAGGTGCGCTTTATTAAAGAATCCATACCGCTTTCAAAATTGGACATCGAAGGCACCGTGCTTAAAGGCTATACGGGCGAAAAACCCCGAGGCATATTGCGCGTACCCGCGGGCATTACCGAAATTGCCGAGAGAGCTTTTAAGAACTGTACAGACATAACGGAAGTATACCTTCCCGAAAGCCTTACCGAAATCGGCACATATGCTTTTTACAATTGCTATGGTATAACAAAGCTCATCTTAAGCAAAAACCTTGCCCATATCGAATATTGTGCTTTTTACTCCTGCAAAATGACAGGCACCGTCAAATTTCCCGCGAGCCTTAGCTTTGTGGGAGAAAGTGCGTTTAAATCCTGCAACAAGGTAGAATACTTTGATTTCAGTTTATGCAAAAACCCGCCCCTTACGGCAATCGGCACCGACGCCTTTAACTATACAGACGGCAGGTTTAAAGTTAAAACCGGCACAGGCATAAAAGCCCTGCTCACAGCCTCAGGCGTAGATGCAAGCAGAATAGACGAGGAGCCGTAAACGGCATAAAAACTCACGTCCTGTGAGTTTTTATGCTTCGAGTTTGCCTACGGCAAACGGTTTGCCTCAAGGCAAACTCGCGGTATCTATGGCTGTTCCGGCATCCGTGCCGGGAGGCATAAAATCGCACATCGTGTCCGATTTTATGCCGATATAAAGCTTTCCCGAACGTCCTGTTCGGGACTTGAAACAAGATGTTTTATGTGCGGCGTTCGCCCGTCAAAACATCGCGGATAACCGGCTTTAAGTTCGCACATTTGAAAATGTGCTCACACTTAAAGATAATATCGAACATACAGTTTGTCAGCTGTATAAACCGGGTTCTTAGGGGCGGTGAGCCCCTAAGCAGACGGAAAAGATAGGAGGGGTTATAGGGGAGGGAAGAAAACCTGTTCTGTCGGGGTGTCTTCCCTCCCCTAATAGATGACATCATCATCGAGGGGAACAAGCTTAAAATAGACGAAACCGACGCGGCACAAGGCGTCTTTTTCCGCCTTGCGGACGGCACGGAGCACAAGGTAACCCGCTGCGGTACCGGCAGGCAATGTTACGGTAATAATACGGACAAAGTTTGCAGGAAGCGGCAAACCCTTAAAAGAAATACGGGAAATCGTCTACGCTTATCCCTGCACCGCAAAATCCTAAAGCCCGCCCCGAGTGGAATCAGGGGCACACATCAGCACGGATCAGCCTGTACCATCCGCTTGGATCAGAGGTACACATCCGTTCGGATAAGGGACTCTCACCCGCTCGGATGCCCCCTGCCCATACGAAAGGGTCGGGGGTACTCATACGGGTATAAAATCATCTGCGGTTAAATTAAATAAAAGTTTCCAAGCTCACCCTAAACTCTTCCAAAAGCTTTTCTCTGATTGCTTCATCGTCAATTCGGTTAAAGACAGGTTTAAAGGCGGCTTCGATTATAAGTTTTTTGGCACTCAGCTCGTCAAAGCCGCGGGTCATAAGGTAGTAAAGCTTTGCCTTGTTTACGGCTTCAAAGCTAGCAGCGTGTTCTCCTATAACATCATCTTCATCGCAAAAGATTGTCGGGATTGTAGAGCCGACGGTAGTCTTATCCAGCATAATCGTGTTGTCCGAAAAGCGGGCAATGGACTTTGAGCAGCCCCTGTTTAAAAAGATATTGCCGCGGAACATCTTGTGAGCCTTGTTTTTTAAGGCTCCTTTTGCGGTAATTGCGCCGAGGGAGTTTTTTCCGTTGACGATAAAATTTTGCTCCAAGTCGATGCGCCTTGTCTTATCCGCAAAGTAAAGGGGGTATATTTGAACCTCGGCCCATTGGTCAGGCATATAGGTAGAAGTTGACGCTCCGTTTATCTTTGCTCCAAGCTGAATGTCGTAAAGAGTAACTTTAGCCTTCTCCATCGCATAGAGTTTTACGGTTTCAAAGTTGATGCCGCAATGCGATAGGTTTTGCACCTTTATAAATTCCGTTTGAGAATTTTTTTCGGCGACAATGCTTAATAAGCCGTTTCTAAAAATGTCGGCCTTTGAGCAGTCGTAGGCCTTCACATCATGGTAAAAAAAGATTTTAGCCCTTGCCCCTTCTTCAACTACAATGAGGTTTTGATCATAAAGAACATTGTTAGCCTCGTCCATCGTAAAATTGATGAGGACATTAGCAACATAATCCTTATCTTCCGATTTTTTTACCCTTACATAAATACCCGAATTCCTTTTATCCTTTACCTCTTGAACATAATTATCCCCAAGTCCGCAATTTTTTTCGCGCCTTGTTTTTGTAAAGTCAAAGAATTTTTCTATATCTTCCGATGGGGCGGTTTTTAAAAACTCGTCAATCGGCATTTGCTCTATATTTTTATCTTCGGCCCGGCAGTTTAAGTTGCAAAAAGGGCGGGCGGGAACATCAGTTTTTGTGTAGTCAAGCCGTT containing:
- the sufD gene encoding Fe-S cluster assembly protein SufD is translated as MSDRTYFKRLDYTKTDVPARPFCNLNCRAEDKNIEQMPIDEFLKTAPSEDIEKFFDFTKTRREKNCGLGDNYVQEVKDKRNSGIYVRVKKSEDKDYVANVLINFTMDEANNVLYDQNLIVVEEGARAKIFFYHDVKAYDCSKADIFRNGLLSIVAEKNSQTEFIKVQNLSHCGINFETVKLYAMEKAKVTLYDIQLGAKINGASTSTYMPDQWAEVQIYPLYFADKTRRIDLEQNFIVNGKNSLGAITAKGALKNKAHKMFRGNIFLNRGCSKSIARFSDNTIMLDKTTVGSTIPTIFCDEDDVIGEHAASFEAVNKAKLYYLMTRGFDELSAKKLIIEAAFKPVFNRIDDEAIREKLLEEFRVSLETFI
- a CDS encoding leucine-rich repeat protein; the protein is MKNSNTNKIGSAQRFTHWAAVLTLAASLVIMGLFTACPNAAGGGGTSSDGNTGGGGGTPQSKCTVNFSVEDGNGFLIAKVGDTIIDSGAQVEKDTTVTFTAIEKTGYRVYGWTLNGTVVNDTAKTYSLTIDKDVTVKVSFEDAGSPPKPRYNVYFQEFGKGSISAQVDGNTITPDTKVQEDKTVLFTATADPGYKVQKWTLNGTPVNGTAETYSLILTNSVSVCVYFERNAPKYPVNFSVDGGNGTLKASFAGFVQLDTGDTIYEGDEVRFTAVPAEGYEVGIWTIEGGSFESGSGIPGYSYARVKVTAPVTVKVRFIKESIPLSKLDIEGTVLKGYTGEKPRGILRVPAGITEIAERAFKNCTDITEVYLPESLTEIGTYAFYNCYGITKLILSKNLAHIEYCAFYSCKMTGTVKFPASLSFVGESAFKSCNKVEYFDFSLCKNPPLTAIGTDAFNYTDGRFKVKTGTGIKALLTASGVDASRIDEEP